One Vallitalea pronyensis genomic region harbors:
- a CDS encoding ABC transporter substrate-binding protein — MKKVLALVLAGVLMVGIVGCTTKKETKEQEDNGDKVTAEEGTVVIWAWDQNLPPIDLAVKKYEEANPDSNVTFDVQSVPDTVDKLSVFFSSGVKTDLPDLVLVDNLQIQSFLQQYPGKITNISAMGYDKHKQNFSAAHWDILSTDGSLYAFPFDIAPVMMQVNLDVVEAAGVDPDSLNTWNDVIAAAPAIKNAGYHVTSAFAEGSLIGMMQSAGIGIYDKEGHIDLLNPIAVEVIEKFMEMTQAGVQDPLVSGDAYNTGELAISLDPAWLIGEKMPIVPELSGKIKLYPIPAVADNYGQSYNDGGSSFILLETSKLKEAAYAMAEILTTDLEVQDVALAQGLMPGYIPAAELESFQTGLDYYNGQPVWQMLAESASDTLPIYVNKDYQVGKDALKNMVIDVINSGTNKSAIDILKEAATQIEMQTGRKVNQY; from the coding sequence ATGAAAAAAGTGTTAGCCCTTGTGTTAGCAGGTGTTCTTATGGTAGGTATCGTAGGTTGTACAACTAAAAAAGAAACAAAGGAGCAAGAAGACAATGGCGATAAGGTGACTGCTGAAGAAGGAACGGTGGTTATCTGGGCTTGGGATCAAAACCTGCCGCCAATTGATTTAGCGGTAAAGAAATATGAAGAAGCGAATCCAGATTCAAATGTAACATTTGATGTACAAAGTGTACCTGATACAGTAGACAAGCTATCTGTATTTTTTTCATCAGGTGTAAAAACAGATTTACCTGATTTAGTGTTGGTGGATAATCTTCAGATTCAGTCGTTCTTACAGCAATATCCAGGTAAAATTACCAACATATCAGCCATGGGTTATGATAAGCACAAACAAAACTTTTCAGCAGCTCATTGGGACATATTAAGTACAGATGGCAGCTTATATGCTTTCCCATTTGATATTGCACCTGTTATGATGCAAGTTAATTTAGATGTTGTGGAAGCAGCTGGCGTTGACCCTGATTCACTGAATACATGGAACGATGTCATTGCAGCCGCACCAGCTATAAAAAATGCTGGTTATCATGTTACATCCGCCTTTGCAGAGGGCAGCCTAATTGGTATGATGCAGTCAGCAGGTATAGGTATATATGATAAAGAAGGTCACATCGATTTATTAAATCCAATCGCTGTTGAAGTCATAGAAAAGTTTATGGAGATGACACAAGCAGGTGTTCAAGATCCATTAGTATCGGGGGATGCTTATAATACGGGGGAACTTGCTATCTCACTTGACCCAGCATGGTTAATTGGAGAAAAGATGCCTATTGTTCCTGAATTATCTGGAAAAATCAAACTTTATCCCATTCCAGCTGTTGCTGATAATTATGGACAAAGCTATAACGACGGCGGCAGTTCATTCATATTATTAGAAACATCTAAGTTAAAAGAAGCTGCATATGCTATGGCTGAAATTTTAACCACTGATCTGGAAGTACAAGATGTAGCATTAGCTCAAGGATTAATGCCAGGCTACATACCAGCAGCAGAACTGGAATCATTTCAGACAGGCTTAGATTATTACAACGGTCAACCTGTTTGGCAAATGTTAGCCGAATCTGCAAGCGATACATTACCTATTTATGTGAATAAAGATTATCAAGTGGGTAAAGATGCTCTAAAGAACATGGTCATAGACGTTATTAATTCTGGTACCAATAAGTCTGCCATAGATATCCTAAAAGAAGCAGCGACTCAAATTGAAATGCAAACAGGGCGTAAAGTAAACCAATACTAA
- a CDS encoding phosphotransferase, whose translation MAGTQYNLQFERLCQALQLGRINGTPEAISGGLLHRMYGVETTQGKYAIKALNPQVMLRPTARRHMIDSERVATIASRRIPVSQARMFNGRVIQEIDNQFYLVFDWVNGRSLNVNEINSVHSEKMGVILADLHQMDFSNLGIKKDSSDYGLSINWNWYLQKGRENNLPWVNMLNESMNKLDQWTNQGNVSAKLLSSNLVISHRDLDAKNVMWNADNPIIIDWESAGYVNPMLELTETAVYWSETENGDIDKKRYLAFIRSYKKRYGTLKANWNGVLCNGFLSKLAWLEYNLKRSLWIECSDTEEQYMGTIQVTDTIDALRRYANNIIHLENYLNYEID comes from the coding sequence ATGGCTGGCACACAATATAATTTACAATTTGAGAGACTATGTCAAGCATTACAGCTTGGTAGGATAAATGGTACACCAGAAGCAATATCGGGCGGACTTTTACATAGAATGTATGGTGTTGAAACAACACAAGGTAAATATGCCATCAAAGCACTTAATCCACAAGTGATGCTAAGACCTACTGCAAGGAGGCATATGATTGATTCAGAAAGAGTAGCTACTATTGCGTCACGTCGTATACCTGTTTCTCAAGCTAGAATGTTTAATGGTAGAGTTATACAAGAGATAGACAATCAATTCTACCTTGTTTTTGATTGGGTAAATGGAAGAAGTCTAAATGTTAATGAAATAAATAGTGTTCATAGTGAAAAAATGGGTGTAATTCTTGCGGATTTACATCAAATGGATTTTTCTAACTTGGGCATAAAAAAAGATTCCTCAGATTATGGATTATCTATTAATTGGAATTGGTATTTGCAAAAAGGACGAGAAAATAATTTACCGTGGGTAAACATGTTGAATGAATCCATGAATAAGCTTGATCAATGGACTAATCAAGGAAATGTATCGGCAAAGTTGCTTTCATCAAACCTGGTTATTAGCCACAGAGATTTAGATGCTAAAAATGTGATGTGGAACGCAGATAACCCTATCATTATTGATTGGGAATCAGCTGGTTATGTAAATCCCATGTTGGAATTAACAGAAACAGCTGTTTACTGGTCTGAAACGGAAAACGGAGATATTGATAAAAAAAGATATTTAGCTTTTATTCGCAGTTATAAAAAGCGATATGGCACCTTAAAAGCTAATTGGAATGGAGTCTTATGTAATGGATTTTTGAGTAAATTAGCTTGGTTAGAATATAATTTAAAAAGGTCTTTATGGATTGAATGTTCTGATACAGAGGAGCAATACATGGGGACGATTCAAGTAACGGATACGATAGATGCATTAAGGCGTTACGCAAATAATATCATTCATTTAGAAAATTACTTAAATTATGAAATAGATTAG
- a CDS encoding ABC transporter permease: MYNLLKSDFYKLKSMKAFYILLLFPVIQAVGFSYFVPHATGNQTLNNSLSSQEFMVLFLLMGVFASIIITNDFHTGGIRSLISFGHNRMKIIYSKSVVYYFSIILLSLLFPIISTIINTSKNGFGLIVEGDLITAFFVRLLLLMLIYIAESSIFLVIAFITRNSNMVITTAGVIVVMNLILNMYVRKKQSLIGDIYKTTPYYQTTHLLNDPMTLEVIGSILLICVLTIMLCIIVTGFAFNRMDVK, from the coding sequence ATGTATAATCTATTGAAAAGTGATTTTTATAAATTAAAATCCATGAAAGCTTTTTATATCCTTTTACTTTTTCCAGTGATACAAGCTGTTGGATTCAGTTATTTTGTACCTCATGCAACAGGTAATCAGACGTTGAACAATAGTTTATCAAGTCAAGAATTTATGGTGTTGTTTTTGCTGATGGGGGTATTTGCATCCATTATCATTACCAATGATTTTCATACCGGTGGCATACGCTCGTTGATTAGCTTTGGACATAATAGAATGAAGATTATCTATTCCAAGAGTGTTGTTTATTACTTTAGCATTATATTACTAAGTCTCTTGTTTCCCATTATAAGCACAATCATAAATACCAGTAAAAATGGTTTTGGTTTAATCGTTGAAGGTGATCTAATAACGGCGTTTTTTGTACGTTTATTGCTACTGATGCTTATCTATATAGCAGAAAGCAGTATATTCTTAGTTATAGCGTTTATCACCAGAAACAGCAATATGGTCATAACAACCGCAGGGGTTATTGTGGTTATGAATTTGATTCTAAACATGTATGTAAGAAAGAAACAAAGTCTTATAGGCGATATCTACAAAACCACTCCCTATTATCAAACGACCCATTTACTTAATGACCCTATGACACTAGAGGTAATAGGGAGTATTCTACTGATATGTGTGTTGACAATTATGCTATGTATAATTGTAACTGGGTTTGCATTTAATCGTATGGATGTGAAATAG
- a CDS encoding ATP-binding cassette domain-containing protein, with protein MDTCVIRTKGLTKIYGQTKALDDVSMTIKPGQIYGLIGQNGAGKTTLMRIISGLAYSQDGELQVFEGMRPKANEEARKRIGTLIEGPALYPHMHAYGNLNADRIQKGIPGTACIDRVLRLVDLTETKRKKVKHFSLGMKQRLGIAMALLSEPEFLILDEPVNGLDPMGIIEIRKLLTKLNEQEGVTILISSHILSELDQLANYYGILHEGRLVQEISGAMLQEKCKKYLYVHVNDVTRATVILENHLKTTNYEVRPEGVIHLYDYLNDSAKVATELSLGGIAVKEIVPKGDSLETYFAKTIGGTSYV; from the coding sequence ATGGACACATGTGTTATTCGAACAAAGGGATTAACAAAAATATATGGTCAAACCAAAGCGCTAGATGATGTTTCTATGACAATCAAACCAGGTCAAATATATGGATTAATTGGTCAAAACGGTGCAGGCAAAACCACCCTTATGCGCATAATCTCTGGTCTGGCTTATAGTCAGGACGGTGAGTTACAGGTTTTTGAAGGTATGCGTCCCAAAGCCAATGAAGAAGCTAGAAAACGTATAGGAACACTGATTGAAGGACCTGCATTGTATCCACACATGCATGCCTATGGTAATTTAAATGCTGATCGTATTCAGAAGGGAATACCAGGAACAGCGTGTATTGATAGAGTATTGAGACTTGTAGACCTAACAGAAACAAAAAGAAAGAAGGTTAAACATTTTTCCTTAGGTATGAAACAGCGGCTAGGTATAGCCATGGCATTACTTAGTGAGCCAGAATTTCTTATTCTGGATGAACCTGTTAATGGGCTTGACCCTATGGGTATTATTGAAATAAGAAAATTGCTGACTAAGCTGAATGAGCAAGAAGGCGTCACCATCTTAATATCCAGCCATATTTTAAGTGAGTTGGACCAACTGGCCAATTACTATGGTATTTTACATGAAGGCCGACTTGTACAAGAGATTAGTGGAGCCATGTTACAAGAAAAATGTAAAAAGTACCTATATGTTCATGTCAATGATGTAACAAGGGCAACGGTCATACTGGAAAATCATTTAAAAACAACGAATTATGAGGTGCGCCCAGAAGGCGTTATTCATCTCTATGATTACCTTAATGATTCAGCCAAAGTAGCTACAGAGCTATCCTTAGGTGGTATTGCAGTGAAGGAAATTGTACCAAAAGGTGACAGCCTAGAAACTTACTTTGCTAAAACAATAGGAGGTACATCTTATGTATAA
- a CDS encoding response regulator transcription factor — MSGKNRILVVEDDNAINQMITALMMKNGYQVIRAYSGTEAVMHLEQGKFDLVLLDLMLPGLTGEDVLKQIRKKYHMPVIIISAKIDKSSKIALLKLGADDYITKPFDMDELEARIHANLRRYHHRGFQESLGKLSYKDIVLDQDTKEVFVQGKQLTLTAREYRILALLMHHPHKVFSRGNLFESVWEEPYMRDDNTINVHMSKLRCKLQEVNPHENYIETIWGMGYKLI, encoded by the coding sequence ATGAGTGGAAAGAATCGTATATTAGTTGTGGAGGATGATAATGCTATCAACCAAATGATAACAGCTCTTATGATGAAGAATGGTTATCAGGTCATACGTGCATATTCTGGGACAGAAGCTGTTATGCATCTGGAACAAGGAAAGTTCGACCTGGTTTTACTGGACTTGATGTTACCAGGTTTAACAGGGGAAGATGTTCTTAAGCAAATAAGGAAAAAATATCATATGCCAGTTATCATTATTTCAGCTAAGATAGATAAGTCAAGTAAGATTGCTTTATTAAAGCTTGGGGCTGATGATTATATCACGAAACCCTTTGACATGGATGAACTAGAAGCCCGTATTCATGCCAACTTAAGACGTTATCATCACCGAGGATTCCAGGAATCATTAGGTAAACTCAGTTATAAAGACATTGTTTTAGATCAAGATACGAAAGAAGTATTTGTACAGGGAAAACAACTGACCCTAACAGCTCGAGAATATCGTATACTTGCCTTGTTAATGCACCATCCTCATAAAGTTTTTTCCAGAGGCAACCTCTTTGAAAGTGTTTGGGAAGAACCGTACATGAGGGATGATAACACCATCAATGTGCATATGAGTAAATTACGCTGTAAGTTACAAGAAGTAAACCCCCACGAAAACTATATTGAAACCATATGGGGGATGGGTTACAAATTAATTTAA
- the gltX gene encoding glutamate--tRNA ligase — protein sequence MSNVKIRTRYAPSPTGRMHVGNLRTALYAFLIAKHEDGDFLLRIEDTDRERYVEGANEIIYKTLEKTGLIHDEGPDKDGGVGPYVQSERQATGIYLDHAKMLVEKGEAYYCFCEKDRLEGLREKAEEKKETFRYDKHCMDLSKEEVAEKLAAGIPYVIRQNNPIEGSTSFEDVIFGTITVDNRELDDMILIKSDGYPTYNFANVVDDHLMKITHVVRGNEYLSSSPKYNRLYEAFGWDVPVYVHCPLITDEHHKKLSKRCGHASYEDLVEQGFIAEAIVNFVALLGWSPGSNEEIFSLDELIKAFDYTNINKSPAVFDMSKFRWMNGEYIKGMSDEDFHAIALPYMKEVITNEALDLKKISPMIKSRVEVLTDIPVHLDFFMALPDYSIDLYNHKKMKTNPEVALESLEKLLPMLTEQDNFDKDSLHTSIMAFVKELGIKNGQMLWPMRTALSGKAMTPGGAFDLADILGKEECIKRIEYGIDKLRNELAQ from the coding sequence ATGAGTAACGTAAAGATTAGAACCAGATATGCACCAAGTCCAACAGGACGTATGCATGTTGGAAACTTAAGAACGGCTTTATATGCTTTTTTAATTGCAAAGCATGAGGATGGTGATTTTTTACTTCGTATAGAAGATACCGATAGAGAGCGTTATGTTGAAGGAGCTAATGAAATTATCTATAAGACTTTAGAAAAGACGGGTCTAATACATGATGAAGGACCTGATAAAGACGGTGGTGTAGGCCCTTATGTGCAGAGTGAGCGGCAAGCAACAGGTATCTACTTAGACCATGCCAAGATGCTTGTTGAAAAAGGGGAAGCCTATTACTGTTTCTGTGAAAAAGACCGATTGGAAGGTTTGCGGGAAAAAGCAGAAGAAAAAAAGGAAACCTTTCGATACGATAAACACTGTATGGATTTATCTAAAGAAGAAGTAGCTGAGAAATTAGCGGCAGGTATTCCCTATGTTATTCGTCAAAACAATCCGATAGAGGGCTCCACTTCTTTTGAAGATGTTATTTTTGGAACCATTACCGTAGATAATCGTGAATTAGATGATATGATTTTAATCAAGTCAGATGGGTACCCAACCTATAATTTTGCGAATGTGGTGGATGACCATCTCATGAAAATAACCCATGTTGTACGAGGGAATGAGTACTTATCATCATCACCAAAGTATAACCGTCTGTATGAGGCTTTTGGATGGGATGTACCTGTATATGTTCACTGTCCATTAATTACAGATGAACATCATAAAAAATTATCAAAAAGGTGTGGACATGCTTCTTATGAAGATCTTGTGGAACAAGGATTTATAGCTGAAGCAATTGTCAACTTTGTGGCATTGCTTGGATGGAGCCCAGGATCCAATGAAGAAATATTCTCTTTAGATGAACTGATTAAGGCATTTGACTATACCAACATAAATAAATCTCCAGCTGTTTTTGATATGTCTAAGTTTAGATGGATGAATGGTGAGTACATTAAGGGTATGTCAGACGAAGATTTTCATGCCATTGCGCTACCATATATGAAAGAAGTCATTACAAACGAAGCCCTTGATCTTAAGAAGATTAGTCCAATGATTAAATCCAGAGTAGAAGTATTGACAGACATTCCAGTACACCTAGATTTCTTTATGGCGTTACCGGATTATAGCATTGATTTATATAATCATAAGAAAATGAAAACCAATCCAGAGGTGGCTCTTGAGAGTTTAGAGAAATTATTGCCTATGTTAACAGAGCAAGATAATTTTGATAAAGATAGTTTGCATACGTCCATTATGGCTTTTGTTAAAGAATTAGGTATTAAGAATGGGCAGATGCTATGGCCCATGCGTACAGCTTTATCAGGTAAAGCCATGACGCCAGGTGGTGCATTTGACCTTGCTGATATTCTTGGCAAAGAAGAATGTATAAAACGTATTGAATATGGGATTGATAAGCTAAGAAATGAATTAGCCCAGTAA
- a CDS encoding EAL domain-containing protein, whose translation MKNEVSILEIIKNESVETLMQIVLSPHEDFAVGFEALTRGIDPDTGESIKPSILFEQAKKYGLCVELDKLCIKKAFIEFAHIYKHNASALLFINMECCFMEYLNTSNYLVETADQFAIPYENIVIDLSSFNLQSMRIVDVFIAKYRKIGFYMSIDDIGQDYFNLDKLILINPDIIKINYLLLNQLESLQYRKYLPRFLSSIAHEMGMVVVAKGIETAEDFREAMKTGAQFVQGYYLSKPSKLSADEIDAIIKGFKEREQMDEYFDEKQEDSKRNTLAKLIRFMDKIKEEIDGFYIGYEGENFHQIFKEYRFVENCWILDKNGIQVSDAYINKENFAARNLSIFNISKKNMDFSTKELYVRLVDNILDIWITKPFHSLLTNNICIGVSKYIEDSEGEPYILCLNINRSRFRKEEE comes from the coding sequence ATGAAAAATGAAGTCAGTATTTTGGAAATTATTAAGAATGAAAGTGTTGAAACATTAATGCAGATTGTCCTGTCGCCCCATGAGGATTTTGCCGTTGGATTTGAAGCGCTAACACGAGGTATTGATCCAGATACGGGTGAAAGCATTAAACCAAGTATCTTATTTGAGCAAGCAAAAAAATATGGACTGTGTGTAGAATTAGACAAGTTATGTATCAAGAAGGCATTTATTGAGTTTGCGCATATTTATAAGCATAACGCAAGTGCCCTATTATTTATTAACATGGAATGTTGTTTTATGGAGTACCTGAACACATCCAATTATCTGGTTGAAACAGCGGACCAATTCGCTATTCCTTATGAGAACATTGTTATTGATTTAAGCAGTTTTAATCTTCAATCCATGCGCATCGTGGATGTTTTTATTGCGAAATATCGAAAAATAGGTTTTTATATGAGTATTGATGATATCGGTCAAGATTATTTTAATTTAGATAAATTAATACTCATCAATCCAGATATTATCAAAATTAATTATCTTCTGCTCAACCAATTAGAAAGTCTGCAATACCGTAAATATTTGCCAAGATTTTTATCAAGTATTGCTCATGAAATGGGTATGGTTGTGGTGGCAAAAGGTATCGAAACCGCTGAAGATTTTAGAGAAGCCATGAAAACAGGTGCTCAATTTGTTCAGGGATATTATCTATCAAAACCCAGTAAGCTATCAGCTGATGAGATAGATGCTATTATTAAAGGGTTTAAAGAACGTGAACAGATGGATGAATATTTCGATGAAAAACAAGAAGATAGTAAACGCAATACATTGGCAAAGCTCATACGATTCATGGATAAAATCAAAGAAGAAATCGATGGTTTTTATATTGGCTATGAAGGTGAGAATTTTCATCAGATATTCAAGGAGTACCGATTTGTAGAGAATTGTTGGATCTTAGATAAAAATGGTATTCAAGTCAGTGACGCTTATATTAATAAAGAAAACTTTGCAGCGAGAAACTTATCTATTTTCAATATTTCAAAGAAGAACATGGATTTTTCCACAAAAGAATTGTATGTCCGTTTAGTTGATAACATATTAGACATATGGATAACAAAACCTTTCCACTCCCTTCTTACCAATAACATATGTATAGGCGTTTCTAAGTATATTGAGGATTCAGAAGGGGAACCGTACATATTGTGTTTGAATATTAACCGCAGTCGGTTTAGAAAAGAAGAAGAATAG
- a CDS encoding amidase domain-containing protein: protein MPQTTTYYERMKAKTYALTYAYKPNPNYVYFKGNDCTNFVSQCLRAGGAKNDDNPTHPWWYKNNQASICWSVAASLYWYIKTSTKTRKKGIIADTFTINTFDYDPSLFELLEIGDIVQYRNKHGRIQHTAIITAFTRGKVPLISQHTYSATNIPWQKEHPKTIFHHITSIQ from the coding sequence ATGCCTCAAACAACAACTTATTATGAACGAATGAAAGCAAAGACATATGCCTTGACCTACGCTTATAAGCCCAACCCAAATTATGTCTATTTTAAAGGGAATGATTGTACAAATTTTGTCTCCCAATGCCTACGTGCTGGAGGGGCTAAAAATGATGATAATCCCACCCATCCTTGGTGGTATAAAAATAATCAGGCATCCATCTGTTGGTCTGTTGCAGCGTCTTTATATTGGTACATTAAAACCAGTACAAAAACACGAAAAAAAGGCATTATAGCTGATACATTTACTATTAATACCTTTGATTATGACCCATCACTTTTTGAGCTGTTAGAGATAGGCGATATTGTTCAATACCGTAATAAACATGGCCGTATTCAACATACTGCTATTATTACGGCTTTTACCCGTGGTAAAGTACCTCTTATTTCCCAACATACGTATAGCGCTACCAATATTCCTTGGCAAAAAGAACATCCTAAAACCATCTTCCATCACATTACGTCCATTCAATAA
- the ligD gene encoding non-homologous end-joining DNA ligase codes for MDNFLIIDDHRVKISNADKLLWPDLGITKVDYIKYLIYLSPYLLSHAKDRFLTTIRYPDGYDKKFFYQKKVPQYAPDFVETCEWKDGSMYINLNNQATLVWLGNLAALEFHTTFNRVQKPNAPINLVFDLDPSRGQVFEQVIDVALKVHETLKKLKVTSYIKTSGATGLQIYIPIGEKYDYDTARSISKFFAEYFAGKYPDMITIERLKEKRGQKLYFDYLQMWEGKSIITPYSPRATKHATIAMPVTWDEVEKGIRPEDFTIINALKRIDEKGDLFANLLSQNNVQNMDFVLEEIK; via the coding sequence ATGGATAATTTTTTAATCATCGATGACCATCGTGTTAAAATCTCCAATGCGGATAAGTTATTATGGCCAGACTTAGGTATTACAAAAGTCGATTATATAAAATACTTGATTTATCTATCACCTTACTTATTAAGTCATGCAAAAGACAGGTTTTTGACAACCATTCGTTATCCAGACGGTTATGATAAAAAGTTCTTCTATCAAAAGAAAGTACCCCAATATGCACCAGATTTTGTGGAAACCTGTGAATGGAAAGATGGCAGTATGTACATTAACCTGAATAATCAGGCTACATTAGTATGGTTAGGTAATCTAGCTGCCTTAGAATTCCATACAACGTTTAATCGGGTTCAAAAGCCAAATGCCCCCATTAACTTGGTTTTTGACTTGGACCCATCAAGAGGACAAGTTTTTGAACAAGTCATTGATGTGGCTTTGAAAGTGCATGAAACCTTGAAAAAATTAAAAGTAACCAGCTATATTAAAACATCTGGGGCTACTGGTTTACAGATCTATATTCCTATAGGGGAAAAATACGATTATGATACAGCTAGGTCCATCAGTAAATTTTTTGCCGAATATTTTGCAGGAAAGTATCCCGATATGATTACCATAGAACGCTTAAAAGAGAAAAGAGGTCAAAAGCTTTATTTCGATTACTTACAGATGTGGGAAGGAAAAAGTATCATAACACCTTATTCCCCAAGAGCCACAAAACATGCTACCATTGCCATGCCTGTTACATGGGACGAGGTAGAAAAGGGCATTCGACCTGAAGATTTTACGATAATTAATGCCCTTAAACGTATAGATGAAAAAGGAGATTTATTTGCTAATCTTTTATCCCAAAACAATGTACAGAATATGGATTTTGTACTAGAAGAAATAAAATAA
- a CDS encoding ATP-dependent DNA ligase, translating to MALIKPMEPLLSKTIKENPAFLHQIKWDGVRGITYIDHGTYKVFTKKGHERTGFYPELDAITTLFNGKSGVIDGELIVLDEGSKPSFNRILNRERVRTTHKIAYYSQKYPVKYIVFDIMFLDGQDLRPYPTEKRMDLLHQTLSKSSSITLTDSFDDGHQLYALMKDKNYEGIVSKKRNSPYIGGKKHNDWFKTKIFKKMLTVIGGIKYDGDRIKSLLLGIYDEDALIYIGNASIGLTEADMQLIKEYTHALKAEKCPFYPIMKDKDTLWVQPLLTCWVSFLEWTDGASLRHPKIIGFSSEKSMTATGKEYTYNG from the coding sequence ATGGCGCTCATTAAACCAATGGAACCCCTATTATCTAAAACCATAAAAGAGAATCCAGCCTTCTTACATCAAATTAAGTGGGATGGCGTTCGTGGTATCACGTATATTGATCATGGTACGTATAAGGTATTTACGAAAAAAGGTCATGAAAGAACAGGTTTTTATCCTGAATTGGATGCCATTACCACATTGTTTAATGGTAAAAGTGGCGTTATTGATGGTGAATTGATTGTTTTGGATGAAGGTTCAAAACCCTCTTTTAATCGAATCCTTAATAGAGAAAGAGTAAGGACTACCCATAAAATAGCTTATTATTCTCAGAAATATCCAGTAAAGTATATTGTATTTGACATAATGTTTCTGGATGGTCAAGATTTAAGACCATACCCTACGGAAAAACGAATGGATCTATTGCATCAAACACTCAGTAAGAGCAGTTCCATTACATTAACCGATTCTTTTGATGATGGTCATCAATTATACGCCCTTATGAAGGATAAAAACTATGAAGGCATTGTTTCCAAAAAACGCAATAGTCCCTATATTGGTGGGAAAAAACATAATGATTGGTTCAAAACAAAAATCTTTAAGAAGATGCTGACAGTCATAGGTGGTATCAAGTATGATGGAGACCGGATTAAATCCTTATTGTTGGGTATATATGATGAAGATGCCCTTATCTATATTGGTAATGCAAGTATTGGACTAACGGAAGCGGATATGCAGCTTATAAAAGAGTATACCCATGCTCTAAAAGCTGAAAAATGCCCCTTTTATCCTATCATGAAGGATAAAGATACCCTATGGGTTCAGCCTTTGTTAACATGTTGGGTCAGTTTTCTTGAATGGACAGATGGAGCGTCCCTACGTCACCCAAAAATTATTGGTTTTAGTTCCGAGAAATCAATGACAGCTACTGGAAAGGAGTATACGTATAATGGATAA
- the ku gene encoding non-homologous end joining protein Ku, translating to MWKGSISFGLVNIPIKMFAATESKDVRFRYIHKTCNTPVKYKKVCPTCNEEVKEEDIVKGFEYEPGRFVIITNEDLESVKSEVNGKTIEIVDFVKLSEIDPIYFNKTYYLAPQDTVGKAYKLLRKAMDDTEKIAIARITIRNKQSLAALRVLKNVLVMETIFYPDEVRPISQVPGLPEDENVNEGELTIANQLIDQLTAAFDPSKYKDDYREAMLDLINKKIAGQDVQVTKEAPERNVIDLMEALQASLQQAKPQKGKPEKSTAKEKKKKTTGKQTG from the coding sequence ATGTGGAAAGGATCCATAAGCTTTGGATTAGTGAACATACCCATCAAAATGTTTGCGGCAACGGAAAGCAAGGATGTACGTTTTCGTTATATTCATAAAACATGTAATACACCTGTCAAATACAAAAAGGTTTGCCCAACATGTAATGAAGAAGTGAAGGAAGAGGACATCGTCAAAGGATTTGAATATGAGCCAGGTCGCTTTGTGATTATAACCAATGAAGATCTGGAATCTGTAAAAAGCGAAGTGAATGGAAAGACCATAGAAATCGTTGATTTTGTAAAATTATCGGAAATAGACCCTATTTACTTTAATAAAACCTATTATTTGGCGCCTCAGGATACGGTGGGAAAGGCGTATAAACTTCTTAGAAAAGCAATGGATGATACAGAGAAAATAGCAATTGCTCGTATCACCATTCGAAATAAGCAATCACTTGCAGCACTTCGTGTCTTAAAAAATGTATTGGTGATGGAAACCATTTTTTACCCGGATGAAGTGCGCCCCATTAGTCAAGTGCCTGGTCTACCAGAAGATGAGAATGTGAATGAAGGTGAGCTAACCATTGCCAATCAATTAATCGATCAATTAACGGCAGCCTTTGACCCCAGTAAATACAAAGATGATTACCGTGAAGCCATGCTTGATCTGATTAATAAGAAAATAGCAGGCCAAGATGTCCAAGTGACCAAAGAAGCTCCTGAACGTAATGTCATTGATCTTATGGAAGCGTTACAAGCAAGCCTCCAACAAGCAAAACCTCAAAAAGGCAAGCCAGAAAAGAGTACTGCAAAAGAGAAGAAGAAAAAGACAACAGGAAAGCAAACAGGATAA